AAGTGTGTTGGCTTTTGGGGTAGTATGGAGTATGCTAATGGCCTTATTGTCGGTACCAGTACTCTATATTGGCTGGATTAATGCCCAAGACAAAAAAGATATTTTAACGCAACAAAACGCATAGACCGATATGAAGTCGTTCCTAAAAAATATAATTATGTTGGCGATTGCTTGCTCATTGAGCAAGCAACATGCCACTGCCCAAGCACCCACGTATTCTTTACAACAGTTAAAAGAGGTTGCTCTAAAAAATAATCATATTTTGGCTGTTAAACAGTGGCAAATTGCTGAGAGAGAAGCCAAAATTAAAGAAGACGAAACCAAGCGTTATCCAACGGCAACGCTAAACGGTAATTATCAATATAACTTTAATTTGGCCAATATTACGATTCCTGCAGGCTCGATTGGTATACTGCCATTGAGTAGCACTACACAAGTACCGCTGCCTAACGTAGACAAGAATATAGAAATAGGTAACAAAAATCTGTACAATATTGGTGTAACGGCCTATCAGCCTATTAGCCAGCAAATTAAAATCAAAACGGGCTTGGAAGTAAACCGTATGGATGTGGCTATTACTGAAAAAGAAAAGCAAAAAATTGCCCTACAAATTAGCCAAGGGGTTGAGCAATTGTACTACGGAACACTAATTGCCCAAAAACAACTCGAAGAGGCTCAGGCCAAATTGGCGGTGGCACAAGCCAAACTAGGGGATGTCGAAACGGCTATTGCTGCTGGTAAAACTATCGATGTTAATCAGGCTGGTTTGATGGCTAATATAGCCGATGAAGAACAGAATATTTTAAAGTTAAGTATTCAGACACAAAATTATAAGTCTGATTTAGTAAAATTGACGGGTATTGCCGAGGAGGATTTTAACCTACAAGAATTACCGTTGGTATTAGAAGATATAACGGGTATTGAAAGTTTTAAAACCTCAGTGTCTTCCAATCCCGATATTCAGATTGCTAGCCTGACCAAAGAAAAAGCTGACTTAGGTATTAAAGCTGCCAAACAGAGCACTCTGCCCGATTTTGGGGTAGTAACAGGGTATGCTTATCAATCTGGGAATCCTATTTTGCCAAGTCATAACCCTTTTGTGGGGCTAAACCTCAAATGGAATATCCAAGATTTATTCTCTAATAAGCACTTACTCCAACAACGTGAAGCACAAGCGAAACAGGCCGAAGAGTATATCTTGAATCTTCAACAGCAGGTCAATAGCGATATAGAAAAAGCTTATCGCAAGGTCAACCAAAGCAAGGCGTTGATTGCTGTTGCCCAAAAAGTATTGGAGTATCGTAGCAAAGAATTGAAAGTTCAGGAAGACAAACAGCTGGCTGGGCTAAACCTAAAAACGGATATGCTGAATACCAAGGCACAAGTAGCCAAAGCCAATGCCGACGTTTATGCAGCACAATTGGCATATACCTTGGCCGTGTCTGAATTAAAGAATTTGATTGGACAATAAATAACTTGTGGTTCGTTCAGAAAATCTGAATACAGAATATTTTCAGGATTTACCCAACGTTGGCATTATGGGATTTTCGTAAAAAAGAAGCTGTGATAACTTCCCATTAACTGGCGAATTGATTCGTAGTTAATGGGAAAATACTAGTATATATCCCCCAGAACACTTCTGAAAATCTTGATAATAATTAGTATTGTAGAGCTTTTAAAGCTGTTTTCATGAGTGTTATTGTTAGGTTTATTTTCTTCTCCACCAAAGCAAAAAACCTGTAATAGCCAATACCCCTGGTGTAAGTCCAATAATAACATACAATAGCTGGACAAAAATACCACCATAATTTCCGACGTGCAATGGATAAAAAAGAGCCTCTAGCTTTTCGCCAAAAGCTAACTCCGAAAAGCGTTTAATATTGATGAAAAGCCCTGTTTGTGCATCAAAATTAACCCTATTGCCTCCTGCAAATAAGGGGTTTTGGTTCTGGAGTCGGCCTCTTACGTTAAATTTTTTGTTAGGTTGAGTTGGCAAGTACACATAATTAGGTATCAAATCAGGCATTTTTGACAATGCCTCTTTATACATTTTATCAAGCGATACTTTTACCAAAGTATTAGGCTGGGTTGGAATAACTTCATTGTGCCAAGTGTCTGCTTCAAAAGCAAATAGGTTCATCCAGAAGCCCGTAAAAAAGATAATGGCATTGAGCAAAAGCGACCATACTCCTATGATTCTATGCAAATCTGACGAAATAGTTCTCCAGTTTTTGGTTTTGACACGCACTTTGAAGGTTAACACTTTCCAAATAAACTTTCGGTATACCAACGCCCCTGTAAGCATAGACAAAAGCATGATAATACCCATCGAAGCCGCAAAGGCTGCCCCAGGCATACCCCAGTGAAAAGAGAAATGAAACTGAAAACACCATTCTAACAAATCTAGCCGCCAGTCGTCGCTTCGGCCATGACGAATAATTTGTCCTGTATATTGGTCGATTCTCAGTAAGCCTAGGTCGTAGGTCAACAATTGGGCGTCGTTGAGATACAGCCTAAAACAATAAGCCTGATTAGCAGGAGCTTCGGGATTTATCCACGAAAGACCATCTAAATTAGGATACTGTCGAGTAATAATCTGATAAATACTGTCCAAGGCTATGGGCTTAGACTTTACAGATACAGTATTAATATCGGTATAAATAGAGTCTTCTAGTGTATCCTTAAATACTAATATTGAGCCACTTAGCCCCAATAGCAACAGAAAAATACCCGTTGTTAATCCTAACCATTTATGGACACTATAAAGTTTACGATATAATTTCATACAATTTTTTTTAAAATTAAAGGAGTTGATAGGAGAGGTGAAACTTCTGGTTTAGTTGTGAATTAGTGAAGAGCGATATTATCCTTTTGATTTTTCGCCAAACTATCTTTGTAAAAACTCACTAATTAACAATTCACCATTACTAAAGAGCCAATGGCGAACCACAAAAATAGGCTAAAATGCCTAGATTTCAATAGTTGATGTCACCAGTCTCTACGGTAAAAACCTCAATCTTACAAGAGAAAATGCCCTATTATAAGCATCCATGACAAATATATTTCCTTTTTGAAAACCTGTTGCACTTGTTTTTAGCCTACATTTGCCCCATGAAAATATTCTCAGTCATATTCTCTTTGTATATTATTTTGCTTGCATGTCTGCCTTGCGGAGATGCCAGCGACTGTACAAAGGTGACTGATACAAACCAATTTTCATTTTACCAAACTGAACATTCGGGACATACTGATGATGCTGAAACCTGTTCGCCTTTTTGTATCTGTGCCTGTTGTGGCACAAACATCGCTTTTAGTTTTCAGTTTCCTGTGGTAGCTCCCGACGTTGAGTGTCCATTTCGTCCCGAAAAAGCAACAATTGCGTACCAAAATGAGGCTTGGATTTCCAACTTCTACGGTAATATCTGGCAACCACCCAAAATCTAATTTTCCCAACTTTATGGCCACTGTTCCCAGCTGATAACGTATATCAGCATGGTTAGCTATTTGTGGCATTCCATAAGTTTTCAACTATTAGATTTTTATAAAATGTTAGATAAAATCATTGCATTCTCGATAAAAAACAAATTTATCGTGGGCTTATTTACTTTGGCTTTAATCTTAGTGGGTGTATATAATTTAAGCCGACTACCTATCGATGCCCTGCCCGATATTACCAACAATCAAGTACAGGTTATTACTACCGCTCCGACTTTGGCAACCCAAGAAGTTGAGCAATTTATTACTTATCCTATCGAACAAACGATGAAGACGATTCCCAAAATTGTAGAAATGCGGTCGTTTAGTCGTTTTGGTTTGAGTGTAATTACCTTAGTTTTTGAAGAAAATGTAGATATTTATTGGGCAAGACAACAAATCAGCGAGAAGCTCAAAGATGCCGAACGGATAATTCCAAAGGGTATCGGGATTCCAGAATTAGCTCCTATTAGTACAGGGCTGGGCGAAATTTATCAGTATGTTATTTTTGCTAAAAAGGGTTTTGAAAATAAATACGATGCCTCAAAACTGCGTAGTATTCAGGATTGGCTAGTAAAACCCCAGCTTTTGGGAACGGCTGGTATTGCCGAAGTAACTACCTTGGGTGGTAATCTGAAGCAATACGAAATTGCGGTTCAGCCCGACCGCCTCAAAAGTATGAATATTACAATTACCGATATTTTTATGGCTCTTGAAAAAAATAATGAAAACACAGGAGGAGCTTATATTGACAAACAGCCTTATGTATATTTTATCAGGGCTTTGGGGATGGTTAAAAATATCGCTGATATTGAAAAAATAGTGGTCAAAAATAATAATGGTATTCCTATTCTTATTCGAGATGTAGCCAAAGTACAGGAAGGTGCCGCCTTGCGATACGGTGCTGTTACCAAAGACGGAAAAGGGGAAGTAGTTGGCGGTATGGTGCTAATGCTCAAGGGCGAAAATTCTTCGGCAGTGGTAAACCGTACCAAAGCCAAAGTAGAACAAATCCGTAAGTCGTTGCCTGAAGGTGTCGCTATCGAGCCTTTTGTTGACCGTACCAAACTGGTTGACAATGCCATTGGTACTGTCGAAAAAAACCTTCTTGAAGGTGCTCTCATTGTTATTTTTGTATTGGTATTGTTATTGGGTAACTGGCGAGCGGGCTTAATTGTAGCTTCGGTGATTCCTTTGGCACTACTTTTTGCTGTTATTATGATGAACCTCTTTGGGGTAAGTGGTAATTTGATGAGTTTAGGAGCAATAGACTTTGGGCTGATTGTGGATGGAGCAGTAATTATTGTCGAAGCCGTGATTCATCGCCTTCACCAAAACAAAGAAGGGCGGTTAGACGCTCAACAAATGGATAATGAAGTATTGCACGCCGCCACCCAAATACGAAGTAGTGCTGCTTTTGGCGAAATCATTATTCTTATTGTGTATTTACCTATTTTGGCGTTGGTAGGTACAGAAGGTAAAATGTTCAAGCCAATGGCTCAAACCGTTTCCTTTGCTATTTTGGGAGCGTTCATTTTGTCGCTTACTTATGTGCCAATGGCTTCGGCTCTGTTTTTGAGCAAAATGATTAGTCATAAAAAGAATATTTCCGACAAAATTATTGATTTTGTGTATCGCTTTTATCAGCCTATTTTAACAAAAGCTTTACAGTACAAAACCTTTATTTTGAGTATCTCTTTTGTTTTATTTCTGGGAGCTTTTGGGGTATTTAGTCGTATGGGAGGCGAGTTTATTCCTACGCTAGAAGAGGGCGATTATGCCATTAATTTCAGAAGTGCCAATGGCAGTTCTTTGAGCATGAGTATCGAGATTTCGACCAAATTAGAACAAATCCTAAAAGCAAAATTTCCAGAAGTAGTAGAAGTTGTAGCCAAAATAGGGTCGGCCGAAATTCCTACCGACCCTATGCCTATCGAATCGGGGGATTTGATTATTATTCTGAAAGATAAATCTCAATGGACAAGCTCCAAAGATTTCTATCAGTTGGCCGATATGATGAAAAAAGAAATGGAACAAATTCCAGGGGTATCTTTTGAAGTATCACAACCTATTCAGATGCGTTTTAATGAATTGATGACGGGGGTAAGAAGCGATATTGCTATCAAGATTTTTGGCGAAGATTTAGAAAAATTAGCCATAACCGCCAACAATGCTATTGGTCTTATTGGCAATATCGAAGGTGTAGCCGACATCAAAGCCGAGCAAGTAACTGGAATGCCTCAAATAACGGTACGTTATAATCCCGACAAAATGGCTCTTTATGGCCTCAATGTTGGCGACCTCAATAAAGTTGTACGCACTGGTTTTGCGGGTGAAGCCACTGGAACAGTGTATGAAGGCGAAAAACGCTATGACTTGGTTGTTCGTCTCGACAAAGATTTCCGTCAGGATATTTCTAATGTAAAAAATATCTTTATCAGTTTGCCATCGGGCAATCAAATTCCACTTGAACAAGTAGCCGATGTGAATTTTGAACAAGGCCCCGCTCAAATAAGTCGTGAAGATGGTCGTCGCAGAATAGTAATTGGTCTCAATGTGCGTGGACGAGATGTAAAATCGGTAGTAAATGATATTCAAGCGAAATTAGATACCCAACTGAAGCTTCCAGAAGGCTATTATATAACTTATGGCGGACAATTTGAAAATCTCGTCGAGGCCAATAAACGCCTTTCTGTGGCTGTTCCTGCGGCTTTATTACTGATTTTTGTATTACTTTATTTTACTTTTCATTCTGTCAAACAATCCCTTTTAATCTTTTCAGCGATTCCACTTTCGGCTATCGGAGGCGTATTTGCACTTTGGTGGCGAGGAATGCCCTTTAGTATCTCGGCAGGTATTGGGTTTATTGCACTTTTTGGAGTGGCAGTACTCAATGGTATTGTATTGATTGGCTATTTTAACCAACTCAAAACAGAAGGTTGGGACGATACTCTGGCTCGTATCAAAGAAGGTACAAAAGTAAGGCTTCGCCCCGTAGTTATGACGGCCGCTGTAGCCTCGTTGGGCTTTTTGCCAATGGCTCTGAGCAGCGGTGCAGGGGCTGAAGTTCAAAAACCTTTGGCAACAGTGGTTATCGGTGGACTCATTACTGCTACCTTACTCACCCTGATTATCCTTCCGATTTTATATTTATTACTAGAAAAAGGGATAAAGTCTCCTTCAAAAATAAGTACTCTTAAAGTTTTTGTACTACTATATTTCATTGGTAATAGTACTAACGTATTCGGGCAACAAAACCTTAGTTTATCGCAAGCAATTGAAATAGCTACGCAAAAGAATACGCTCGTTCAGGCCAGCGAGCTGGCCGTGAAAGTACAAAATCAGCTAAAGCCAACGGCTGTAGAATTACCCAAAACAACTATTAATGCCATGTTGGGGCAGTACAATACCAAAAGTTTTGACCATAATTATAGTATCTCTCAAGGATTTAGTCCTTTCCAAATTCAAGCAAAAAAGCGACTCATCAACGAGAATATCAAGTACAGCGAACTCAAATTAGCTGCAACCAAACACGATGTTACTTTTCAGATTCGGCAATCATGGAACATGATTCTGTACTGGTCAGCTATGAATCAAGTATTGCAAAAACAAGAAGAATACCTGCAAGGATTGGTGAATGCTACTGCTTTGCGGTTCAAAACAGGCGAGAGTAATTTATTAGAAAAAACAACCGCCCAAACCAAACAGCAAGCTTTGGTACAGCTAAGAAAGCAAAATGACGGATTGATTATAAGTGAAAAAATTAAGCTAAAGCACCTTCTGAATTTACAGGAAGATTTTGTTTTGGCTGAAAGTAGCTTTCTGCCTTCAAAAGCCCTTTACACAGATTCGGTTTATATTCGTCAGAATCCTGTGCTTCAAATTGCTATTCAACAAGTACAACTTGCCCAAGCTACTCAAAATCTTGAAAAAGCCCAGAAAAAACCTGAATTTTTGGCTGGGTATTTCTTGCAGTCACTTATTGGCAACCAAGAAATGGCAGGAAAAACAACTCATTACAATGGTTTGCCACGCTTTCAGGGTGTCAATTTGGGTATAAATATTCCTCTGTTTAGCAAGGCAAGCAATGCCCGTATTCAGGCAACTAGCACCGAAATATTGGTACAACAAAAAAATGCTGAATATCTCAAAAATCAGCTCAGCAGTCAGTTACTACTACAGCTCGAAGAACAGAAAGTAAACCAGTCTTTGATAGATTATTATGTTCAAACGGCCTTGCCTAATGCAACACTGATTGGTAATAATGCCCAAAAAGCCTTTCAAAATGGCGAAATAGGCTATGTCGAATATCTACAGGCTTTAGAAACTGTACTAAGTATTCAGCAAAATTACCTGAATGCCATCAGCCAATTCAACCAAAATAATGTCAATATTCAATATTTGTTGAACAATTAAATTTTTGAAAAATGACTCTCAAGTATCATAAAATAACAAAATATATGACGATATTACTTGTTCTTCTAACAATGTTATCGTGTAATAAAAGTACAGAAGCTACCGCAACCGAAGAGCATCATGAAGGCAAAAAGGGAACAGTTGAGCTTACGCCAGCTCAGGTAAAGGCTTCTCAGATTGTTTTTGGGAATTTTGAGCGAAAAAACCTCAGTGAGGTAATTACCGCCAATGGCTATACCAAGCTACCCCCTCAAAATCAGGCAGATGTATCGGTTTTTATGGCAGGTATTATCAAAACAATTACAGTAATTGAAGGGCAATACGTAAAAAAAGGACAAACATTGGCTACATTTCAAAGTGTAGAATTTAATAATTTACGATTGCAAAAGGCAAAGCTAAAAGATGAATTGCAACAAGCAAAATCCTCAATGGATTATTTAAGTGCTGATTTTCGCCGTCAAAAAGAATTGAGTAACGAACATGTTACTGCCCAAAAAACGTTTCAGAAAACCAGTGCCGACTTTGAAGCGTTGAAAAGTAAAATCGAGAATTTGACACAGCAAATCCAGATTGTAGAACAAACTATATCGCTAAGTGGCAATGAAAATAAGGCAACAATAGCCATTACCGCACCTATATCGGGCTATATTACGGCTGTAGAAGTAAAGATTGGCAGTAGTGTTTCGCCCAATACGTCTTTGTTTTCTATTGTTGATAATGCGAAAATGCACGTCGATTTGTTGGTGTATGAAAAAGACCTTTTTAAAATAAAAATTGGGCAAAATGTTCGTTTTGTGCTTACCAATCAAGGAAATCAGGAAATCTTGGGAAAGATTTTTAGCATTGGAAAGGCTTTTCAGAATGAAACAAAATCGGTGGCTGTTCATGCCGATATTAACAACAGCAAGGCAGGACTAATATCGGGTATGTATGTAAGTGCCTTGATTGATATTGGGAATAATGATGTAAATACACTTCCTATCGATGCCGTTGTAAAGGCTGAGGGCAAAGAGTTTATTTTTATCCGAGAAGAACATGACGAGAAAAATGAAAAGGAAGCCCACGATGATGGTATTCAGTTTAAGCGAATTGAGGTAAAAACAGGTACAACGCAATTGGGTTTTGTACAGGTTACTCCTCTTCAGGATATACCTGATGGGGTAAAAATTGTTATCAAAGGTTCATATTATTTACAATCATCTATTGCCAACGCCGAAGGCGGCGATGACCATGGACATTGATTTATGGAGTTGTGAGTTAGTGAACGAGTAAATAAAGAGATAAGAAGTTTATGGATTGATAATGAATAGATTGTGTGCTATGTGATGAGAATTTGCGTATTACAGCCTGTTAAGGCGTTGATTAGAAGTTTAAAATAATTGTTTAAGAACCTTTAACTCGCTAATTCACAACGCACACAATCACTCATGATTCCCGCTACCTAAAATAAAAAAATATGAAACATCAGCATATTTATGACAAAGATGGCAAACAGCTTTGTTGTACCGAAGAAGAAAAAATTAACCAAATGGCAGCTACTACCCTGACCCATAATGCCAGTTGTAGCTGCTGTGATGGCGACGAGCATCATGAGCATCAGCATGATGATGACGAGCATGACCACGACCACGACCACGACCATAACCATAACACTGGTAGCACTAGTACTATCCAAATGTTTTTTCCAGCAATAGCCAGTTTTGTTTTATTGCTAATCGCTATTGTGATAGACAATTACTATCCACAATCGTGGTTTACAGGCACGGTACGAATAGCTTGGTATGGTATTGCTTATATGCCTGTGGGTTTTCCTGTACTCAACGAAGCCATACGAAGTATTGTTAAGGGCGAAATATTTTCAGAGTTTTTACTGATGAGTATTGCCACAGTAGGAGCTTTTGGCATTGGCGAATATCCCGAGGGAGTAGCTGTCATGTTGTTTTATTCCGTTGGCGAAGTATTTCAAACGTTGGCAGTAAGACGTGCGAAGGCAAATATCAAATCGCTGTTAGACCAGCGTCCCGATGAAGTAACCATTTTGGAAAACAACCAGCCCAAAACTATTAAAGCAATTGCTGCCAATGTAGGCGATATTATTCAGCTAAAAGCAGGAGAAAAATTAGGTTTGGATGGCGAATTACTTTCTGATTCTGCCTCTTTCAATACGGCTGCACTCACTGGTGAAAGTAAACCCGATACCAAAACCAAAGGCGAAACCGTACTAGCAGGTATGATTAACCTCAATACAGTAACACAAGTAAAAATCACGACTGCCTACAAAGATAGTAAGCTTTCAAAAATTTTGGATTTGGTTCAAAATGCCACAGCCCAAAAAGCTCCAACAGAATTGTTTATCAGAAAGTTTGCTAAAATCTATACGCCAATGGTCGTTTTTTTGGCACTGGCAATTTGTACATTACCCTACTTCTTTGTCGAAGATTATATTTTTAATCAGTGGTTGTACCGAGCTTTGATTTTCTTGGTTATTTCTTGCCCTTGTGCCTTAGTAATTAGTATTCCTCTAGGATATTTTGGAGGTATTGGTGCTGCTAGCAGACATGGTATTTTGTTTAAAGGAAGTAATTTTCTGGATATTATTGCCAATATCCAGCAAGTCGTAATGGATAAAACAGGTACAATGACCGAAGGTATTTTCAAAGTTCAGGAAGTGGTAATAAAGCCTAATGTCAATAAAGATGAAATTCTACAAATGATAAATGCCTTGGAAAGCCAAAGTACACATCCAGTAGCTACGGCCATTCATGATTTTGTAGGAAAAATAGACAACGGTATCGTTTTGGAAAATACGGAAGAAATAGCTGGGCAAGGGCTTAGGGCCAACATCAATGGCAAAGAATTACTGGTTGGTAATTTCAAACTATTGAATACTTTTTCTATTGATTATGATATAGACCCAGCTTCCATTGTTTATACCGTCATTGCTATTGCCTATAACAAAGCATTTGTAGGATACCTAACCATTGCCGATAGCATAAAGGACGATGCCAAGTTGACGATTGACCAGCTAAAAGCATTAGGGGTAAAAACAACGATGCTGAGTGGCGATAAAACCAATGTAGTAAAATTTGTGGCTGATACTTTGGGTATTGTCAATGCTTTTGGCGATTTATTGCCCGAAGATAAAGTCAACAAAGTGAAGGCACTAAAAGCCACTAACGAAACAGTATGTTTTATTGGCGATGGCGTAAACGATGCCCCAGTAGTAGCACTCAGCGACGTAGGAATTGCAATGGGTGGATTAGGGAGCGATGCCACCATCGAAACTGCCGATGTGGTGATTCAAGACGATAAGCCATCTAAAATACCAATGGCAATTAATATCGGCAAACAAACTAAGAAAATCGTTTGGCAAAATATCACCATGGCTTTTGCCGTAAAAGCAATTGTATTGATACTTGGTGCAGGCGGACTAGCCAATATGTGGGAAGCCATTTTTGCCGATGTCGGCGTAGCATTATTAGCAATTCTCAATGCCGTTCGTATTCAGAATATGAAGTTTTGATACAGATATTGGTTACACACCCATTGAATTAGGTATTTAACATTATTTCCTATTAACTGGCGATTTCATGTGCCAGTTAATAGGAAGTCGTTGAAAACAATCCTGAAAATTCTGGTTTCGAGCTGTTTTAAAACAGAATTAAACACCTTTTAAAATGTTGTATCCTAAAAATATACCAAGGTGATTTTGTTGTAAATTAGTAACAAGTAGCTATTTCTCTTATGGCAAGTTGTTAGTTCTGTATTGTTTCTTCTTCCCAAAGTCTAGTCTGAATAACTCTTCTCGTTGTCGATTAAATTGTACGTATGGTAGAATAATTCAAAAAAGTAAAAAGTTTCCTGCTTGTTTTGTTGTTACAAAAGCCCTTGAATACTATTTCAAGCAAATAAGTATGGCTCTAAAAGGCTACTGAGGCTTATTATTCACTCTCTTCCCCACAACAATATTGTATGAAATATACTATAGTTTTTTTATGCTTGCTGATTACCAATATTTTTGGACAAACTCCCAACAAAACGCATGAAATCAAAGGTTTGGTAATGGACGCATCTACCAAACAGCCTTTACCTTTTGCCTCTATAACGGTTTATAAAATAGTAGATACAAAAGAAACACTGATTGGTGGCGTAAATACTCCTGAGTCTGGGGTATTTGTATTGGGAGGCTTGCCCGCGGGGAATCTTATAGTGAAGGTATCTTTTATTTATTATAAAACAGTATCTCAAGCTATCATGGTGAATACCCCAAGCCTTGATATGGGTACAATAGCTTTGAGTCCAGATAACACTGTTTTACAGGAGGTTGAGGTAAAAGGAGAAAAAGAAGCCGCCAGTTTTAGCATGGATAAAAGGGTATTTAATGTAGCTAAAAGCTTGACAAGTATAGGTGGTACAGCCGAAGCTTTGCTGAGAAATGTACCTTCAATAAGCCTTGACGAAAGTGGTAATGCCAGTATCCGTAATTTGGCTACTACTATTTATATCAACGGAAAACCAACGCAGTTGACGCTTGCCCAAATTCCAGCTAATCAAATAGAATCAGTAGAGGTAATATCTAATCCTTCTGCTCGGTATGATGCCTCTACATCGGGTGGTATTGTTAATCTTATTTTAAAGAAAAATCGTCAGGCTGGATACAATGGTAGTGCTAGTGTGGGTATCGGAAATAATGCAAGGTATGATGCTTCAATTAACTTGGATTATCATCAAGACAAGTGGACTTTTAATGTGCTATATAACCTTAATGCAACCAAAAATCCGCTTAATAGCTATGTGCAAAGAACAACTTTTGCCGAAAATGTACCATCAACATTTTTTAACCAAAATACATTAACCAATTTAGATAACTTATTTCAGAACGGACGCTTGTCGATAGAATATGCTTCTGATAAGCATAATACCTTTACTTTGGCAGGAAATATGGTAGGAGGGGCTTTCAACACTATTGCCAATCAAAGCTATGATTACAAAAATGCTCAACAAGTTATCACCAGTTTTGGAACAAGAAATACCGTACCAGCCAATAATTATACCAATGTTGGGGTAGAGTTAGACTGGAAACATAGTTTTGCCCAAAAAGGTAAAGAATTGTCGGTTATTACCTCTTTTACCCGAAACAATGTATCGAATGCCGCCGATTGGTTTACAACAAGTTTGAATGCTGATGGCTCAGAACAAGTTAATTTTCCTGAAACCGACAAAATTACGGGTCGTCAGATTGGTTCACAGTATTTATTT
The DNA window shown above is from Flectobacillus major DSM 103 and carries:
- a CDS encoding outer membrane beta-barrel protein, whose amino-acid sequence is MKYTIVFLCLLITNIFGQTPNKTHEIKGLVMDASTKQPLPFASITVYKIVDTKETLIGGVNTPESGVFVLGGLPAGNLIVKVSFIYYKTVSQAIMVNTPSLDMGTIALSPDNTVLQEVEVKGEKEAASFSMDKRVFNVAKSLTSIGGTAEALLRNVPSISLDESGNASIRNLATTIYINGKPTQLTLAQIPANQIESVEVISNPSARYDASTSGGIVNLILKKNRQAGYNGSASVGIGNNARYDASINLDYHQDKWTFNVLYNLNATKNPLNSYVQRTTFAENVPSTFFNQNTLTNLDNLFQNGRLSIEYASDKHNTFTLAGNMVGGAFNTIANQSYDYKNAQQVITSFGTRNTVPANNYTNVGVELDWKHSFAQKGKELSVITSFTRNNVSNAADWFTTSLNADGSEQVNFPETDKITGRQIGSQYLFQADYVKPLNDSSKIEMGVRSFTYQRDIQYFFNRYNTKTQSYDFLESYSQDGTILETINAAYFLYSQKLKKNISLQAGLRLEQSFLHGTSRFDNSTFGYDYPSAGGSNWLRAFFPSFSVSKKLDNDSELGLSLSRKVGRPNFRHLFVGIQANDRQNITVGNPKIQPEFINAAELSYNKTFGRLSWLSTAYYVYEDHTIKPFTQPSATDPSILVTTFVNTKADIQYGIDNTLKYTAGPFSVVGNLNVYHFLIQSVDTQNEMFTYRSKLTLSYRFPASIVAQVNMNRDAKSPTLQGYRLAVQAADFAVRKSFMKNRASVAFTINDIFNSRKYISIYEQGNTYQTTMNRRDVRFYKISLQLPIGKPNATFRKKDRGLDKPDVDFGS
- a CDS encoding efflux RND transporter periplasmic adaptor subunit; amino-acid sequence: MLSCNKSTEATATEEHHEGKKGTVELTPAQVKASQIVFGNFERKNLSEVITANGYTKLPPQNQADVSVFMAGIIKTITVIEGQYVKKGQTLATFQSVEFNNLRLQKAKLKDELQQAKSSMDYLSADFRRQKELSNEHVTAQKTFQKTSADFEALKSKIENLTQQIQIVEQTISLSGNENKATIAITAPISGYITAVEVKIGSSVSPNTSLFSIVDNAKMHVDLLVYEKDLFKIKIGQNVRFVLTNQGNQEILGKIFSIGKAFQNETKSVAVHADINNSKAGLISGMYVSALIDIGNNDVNTLPIDAVVKAEGKEFIFIREEHDEKNEKEAHDDGIQFKRIEVKTGTTQLGFVQVTPLQDIPDGVKIVIKGSYYLQSSIANAEGGDDHGH
- a CDS encoding heavy metal translocating P-type ATPase, translated to MKHQHIYDKDGKQLCCTEEEKINQMAATTLTHNASCSCCDGDEHHEHQHDDDEHDHDHDHDHNHNTGSTSTIQMFFPAIASFVLLLIAIVIDNYYPQSWFTGTVRIAWYGIAYMPVGFPVLNEAIRSIVKGEIFSEFLLMSIATVGAFGIGEYPEGVAVMLFYSVGEVFQTLAVRRAKANIKSLLDQRPDEVTILENNQPKTIKAIAANVGDIIQLKAGEKLGLDGELLSDSASFNTAALTGESKPDTKTKGETVLAGMINLNTVTQVKITTAYKDSKLSKILDLVQNATAQKAPTELFIRKFAKIYTPMVVFLALAICTLPYFFVEDYIFNQWLYRALIFLVISCPCALVISIPLGYFGGIGAASRHGILFKGSNFLDIIANIQQVVMDKTGTMTEGIFKVQEVVIKPNVNKDEILQMINALESQSTHPVATAIHDFVGKIDNGIVLENTEEIAGQGLRANINGKELLVGNFKLLNTFSIDYDIDPASIVYTVIAIAYNKAFVGYLTIADSIKDDAKLTIDQLKALGVKTTMLSGDKTNVVKFVADTLGIVNAFGDLLPEDKVNKVKALKATNETVCFIGDGVNDAPVVALSDVGIAMGGLGSDATIETADVVIQDDKPSKIPMAINIGKQTKKIVWQNITMAFAVKAIVLILGAGGLANMWEAIFADVGVALLAILNAVRIQNMKF